GTGGCGAGCCGAACCCGTGTGCCCCGGCGACCGCGGTGGTGGTCGCGTCACCGGCGCCGGCCACGTGCCCGCCGACGACTGGGCCGCCGCGGCGCTAGCACGGGGGCGGGCGCGGTGCGATGATCACCGGGTGATCACGGTCGAGGAACGCGGTGCGGTGTCGGTCGTACGGATCGAGAACGGTCCGGTCAACGTGCTCGGTCTGGACACGCTGCGGGAACTGGCGGCGACCCTCGACGGCCTGACCGAAGCGCCCGCGGTGGTGCTGACCGGCGCCGGCCGGGCGTTCTCCGCGGGCGTCGACCTCAAGCTGCTGCTCGAGGGCGGCGAGTCCTACACCCGCGAGTTCCTGCTCGCCCTGGGCGGCGTGTTCCGCACGGTGTTCGAGCACCCCCGGCCGCTTGTCGCCGCCGTCAACGGGCACGCGATCGCGGGCGGCTGCGTGATCGCGGCGGGCTGCGACTACCGGTTCATGTCGGCCGGCACGATCGGCGTGGCCGAGTTGCTGGTCGGCGTGCCGTTCCCGGCGACGGCGCTGGAGGCGATCCGCTTCGTCGCCGGGCCGCGCACCGCCGCGCTGGTGCTCACCGGCAAGGCGCTGCGGCCGGCCGAGGCGCTCGCGGTCGGGCTGGTCGACGAGGTGGTCGAGCCCGACGCGCTGCTCGACGCGGCGCTCGCGCGGGCCGAGGCGTTCGCCGCGATCCCCGCGGTCAGCTTCACGATGACGAAAGCGGCGCTGCGGGCCGACGCGCGCCGACTGATGGCGGCCGACGACATCGACGGGGTGATCGAGGTCTGGAACAGCGCTGCCGTGCGCGCGGCGATCAGCGGTTATCTGGAGCGTTTGGCCAAGCGTTAGGACCCCGCGCCCGGCGCCCACGGGTTGTAGTCGACCTCCAGCGGCTCCTGCTCCGGCCGCTCGCCCTCCGGGACGTGCTGGAGGTTGACCCGGATCCGATACCAGATCGAGCTGCGCCCGCGCATGCCGTCGACCAGCACGTCGGCCGGCTCGAGGTAGCCGACGATCGCGGCGTGCCGGGCCTTCCAGCGTTCGAGCCCGGCCAGCGACTCGTCCTTGGTCTTCGAGCGGGCGATCTCGATCAGCGGCATGGTCGACTGCCGGCGGCCGACGCCCTTCGGCGGCTTCTCGGCCGGGCCGAGCTGGCGGGCCAGGTCGAGCAGCGGCTCGAGCGACCCGGTCGCCGACTCGATGCCGGTCCACGGGTCGCCCACCTGCACCCAGCGGTCGAGCACCGTCGGCAGGGTGAAGTCGGCGGGCCGGCAGTCGGGCACCTCGGCCCAGGTCAGCGGCGTCGACACGCGGGCGTCGGGCACCGGCCGCACCGAGTAGGCCGAGGCCACCGTGCGGTCTTTGGCGTTCTGGTTGAAGTCGACGAAGACGCCTTCGCGCTCCTCTTTCCACCAGCGGGCGGTGGCCAGGTCGGGCACCCGGATCTCGACCTCGCGGGCCACTGTCTCGGCCGCGAGGCGCACGTCGCGGTAACTCCAGTTGGGCGCGATGCGGGCGTAGATGTGGAAGCCGCGCGAACCCGACGTCTTCGGCCACCCGGTCAGCCCGTGGTCTTCGAGCACCTCGCGGGCGACCAGGGCCACGTCGACGATCTGCCCCCACTCGACGCCGGGCATCGGGTCGAGGTCGATCCGCAACTCGTCGGGCCGGTCGAGGTCTTCGGCGCGGACCGGGTGCGGGTTGAGGTCGACACAGCCGAGGTTGACCACCCAGGCCAGCCCGGCGGCGTCGCGGACCACCGTCTCGGCGGCCGAGGTGCCCGACCGGTAGTGCAACTCGGCGACCTCGATCCAGTCGGGCCGCTTGGCCGGGGCGCGCTTCTGCCAGATCGCCTCTTCGGTGAGGCCCTTGACGAAGCGCTTGAGCACCATCGGCCGACCGCTCACCCCGCGCAGCGCGCCCTCGGCCACGGTCAGGTAGTAGCGGACCAGGTCGAGCTTCGTGTGGCCGGCCTCGGGGAACACCACCCGGTCGGGGTTGGTGATCGTCACCTCGCGCCCGGCAACCTCCAGAGTCGTTGACGCCACACGCCCACCCTAGTCACGCGATGGAGTCGTCGACGGCGATCAGCACCTTGCCCACCGCGCCGCCTTCGACCGCGTCGTGCGCGGCGGCGGTGTCGGCCAGCGGGAAGACCGTCGTCGGCAGGGGAGTGAGCAGGCCGGCCGTCAGCGCGCCGGTGAGGTCGGCGGCCGCATCGGCGAACGCGACGTCGGGCATCGTGTAGAGCAGCACGAAGCGCAGCACCAGGTTGCGGTTCATCAGCTCGCGGACGACCAGTTGCGGTGGCTGCGGCTCGGCGGCGTAGCAGACGATCATCGCGTTTGGCGCGGCGACGTCGAGGTCGAGCCGCAGGTTGCTGGCCGGCGCCACCTCGATGAACCGGTCGACACCCTCGGGCGCGACGGCACGGATCTGGTCGGCGGCGTCGGGCGAGCGGTAGTTGACCACGTGTCGGGCGCCGGCCTCGCGGGCCAACGCCAGCTTCGCGTCGCCGGACACGGTGGTGAGCACGGTGGCCCCGGCGGCGAGGGCCTGCTGGATCGCGAAGTGGCCGACCGCGCCGGCGCCGCCGGCGACCAGCACCGTCTTGCCGTCGATCGGGCCGTCGGCGAACAGGCAGCGGTGCGCGGTCACGGCCGGCACGCCCAGGCTGGCGCCGAGCTGCATGGAGGCGTTGTCGGGCAACGGGATCGCCTGGTCGGAGGGGATCACGGTGAACTGCGCCGCGCTGCCGTAGGGGCGGCGGTAGGCGGCCATGTAGAGCCAGACCCGCTGACCGACGCGGGCCGGGTCGACGCCCGGGCCGACCTCGTCGATCACGCCGGAACCGTCTTGGTTGGGCACCTGGAAGTGGGTCGCGCGGGGCAGCGGCACGGTGCCGGACCGCGACTTCCAGTCGGTCGGGTTGACGCCCGAGTAGGCGACCCGCACCCGCACCTCACCCGGCCCGGGGCTGGGCGTCTCGATCTCCTCGACCTTGAGCACGTCGGCGGCGGGGCCGTGCTCGCGATAAACAGCAGCGCGCATGACGACGAGCTTAGCGATGGGATCAGACATCCATTGACTTGAATAGTAAAGTTTCCTAAGCTTTTGCCACCTCGAGGCCCATATTGGCGGGACACCCCCACCGCGTTCCTCTGTCCGCTCCACGAACGCTTTGCGCCCTCGAAAGGCACGCCCATGACCATCCGCAAGAGATCGCCGTTCGCCGCGGCCGCGCTCGCCACGGCCACCGTGCTGGCCGGCACCCTCGCCGCCGTCACCGCGTCGACCGCCGCCTCGGCCGCCGTCCTGCCCAACGGCTTCAAGAGCATCGGCTACATGCCCTCCTGGGCCGGCAGCGCGACCGCGATCCAATACTCCAAGCTGACCCACATCAACTACGCGTTCGTGCTGCCCAACGCCAACGGCAGCATCACCGCGGTCGACAACCCGAGCAAGCTCCAGCAGATCGTCAGCCTCGGCCACGCCGCCAACGCCAAGGTGCTGATCGCCATCGGCGGCTGGAACGACGGCAACGACTCCGGCTTCGAGCAGATGGCGGCCAACGCCGGCACCCGCACCACGTTCGTCAACAACGTGGTCAACCTGGTCAACCAATACGCCCTCGACGGCGTCGACATCGACTGGGAATACCCCGACCCGGGCACCTCGGGCAACAACTTCACTGCGCTGATGTCGCAGCTCAGCACCGCCATGCACAGCCGCGGCAAGCTGCTCTCGGCCGCGGTGGTCAGCGGTGGCGGCACCGCGCAGGGCGTGCAGCCGGCCGTGTTCGGCTACGTCGACTACCTCAACATCATGACCTACGACGGCGGTACGCCACACGCCAACTACAACTGGACGATCGACAACATCAACGGGTGGAAGGCGCGCGGCCTGCCGGCCAGCAAGGCGATCG
This genomic interval from Asanoa ferruginea contains the following:
- a CDS encoding enoyl-CoA hydratase/isomerase family protein, with amino-acid sequence MITVEERGAVSVVRIENGPVNVLGLDTLRELAATLDGLTEAPAVVLTGAGRAFSAGVDLKLLLEGGESYTREFLLALGGVFRTVFEHPRPLVAAVNGHAIAGGCVIAAGCDYRFMSAGTIGVAELLVGVPFPATALEAIRFVAGPRTAALVLTGKALRPAEALAVGLVDEVVEPDALLDAALARAEAFAAIPAVSFTMTKAALRADARRLMAADDIDGVIEVWNSAAVRAAISGYLERLAKR
- a CDS encoding DNA polymerase domain-containing protein, encoding MASTTLEVAGREVTITNPDRVVFPEAGHTKLDLVRYYLTVAEGALRGVSGRPMVLKRFVKGLTEEAIWQKRAPAKRPDWIEVAELHYRSGTSAAETVVRDAAGLAWVVNLGCVDLNPHPVRAEDLDRPDELRIDLDPMPGVEWGQIVDVALVAREVLEDHGLTGWPKTSGSRGFHIYARIAPNWSYRDVRLAAETVAREVEIRVPDLATARWWKEEREGVFVDFNQNAKDRTVASAYSVRPVPDARVSTPLTWAEVPDCRPADFTLPTVLDRWVQVGDPWTGIESATGSLEPLLDLARQLGPAEKPPKGVGRRQSTMPLIEIARSKTKDESLAGLERWKARHAAIVGYLEPADVLVDGMRGRSSIWYRIRVNLQHVPEGERPEQEPLEVDYNPWAPGAGS
- a CDS encoding NADPH:quinone reductase encodes the protein MRAAVYREHGPAADVLKVEEIETPSPGPGEVRVRVAYSGVNPTDWKSRSGTVPLPRATHFQVPNQDGSGVIDEVGPGVDPARVGQRVWLYMAAYRRPYGSAAQFTVIPSDQAIPLPDNASMQLGASLGVPAVTAHRCLFADGPIDGKTVLVAGGAGAVGHFAIQQALAAGATVLTTVSGDAKLALAREAGARHVVNYRSPDAADQIRAVAPEGVDRFIEVAPASNLRLDLDVAAPNAMIVCYAAEPQPPQLVVRELMNRNLVLRFVLLYTMPDVAFADAAADLTGALTAGLLTPLPTTVFPLADTAAAHDAVEGGAVGKVLIAVDDSIA
- a CDS encoding glycosyl hydrolase family 18 protein produces the protein MTIRKRSPFAAAALATATVLAGTLAAVTASTAASAAVLPNGFKSIGYMPSWAGSATAIQYSKLTHINYAFVLPNANGSITAVDNPSKLQQIVSLGHAANAKVLIAIGGWNDGNDSGFEQMAANAGTRTTFVNNVVNLVNQYALDGVDIDWEYPDPGTSGNNFTALMSQLSTAMHSRGKLLSAAVVSGGGTAQGVQPAVFGYVDYLNIMTYDGGTPHANYNWTIDNINGWKARGLPASKAIVGVPFYSRPGGIPYNQIVAMNAAYANQDCATINGAQQCYNGLPTVRSKTQWAMSNAGGIMNWELSQDPNNANSLVSAIYTVATGGGGPTNPPPTGRTGRITGLAGKCVDVAAASTANGAAIQLYTCNGTTAQTWTVSSDSTLRALGKCMDVASGSTANGANVQLWDCNGSGAQVWQAQSNQTLRNPQSNKCLDVRDNSSADATRLQIWDCFAGANQRWVLP